In the Candidatus Bathyarchaeia archaeon genome, TTTGCATGAAATACTTTATATCTGCCGTTTGCACCAAGCTTTCAAGAAGCTACGGGGAATGAGTAGTTGACAAGTGTAAGAAAACGGTTGGACCATGTCCTGATTGAGTTGAACGCCATGGGCACCGAAACCAACGAGGAAGCTGCCCGAAACGTAATCGCCGAACTGGCAGTCATCAAAGGTGCCTACCGAGAAACCAAAAACGCGCCCATGTGCTGCTTCCAATATGCTGGCGAACAAAAAATTCTCTGTGACGTTACTGGACCATTGGAGCATGAACGGTTCATGGAGAAATGCCGACAGTGCCAAGCCCAAATTGGGCATCTGCTAAGAAGCCTCTAACTGCCGTAGCATGAAAAATGTAACAGGTATCCACGTTTGTCTTTTTGTATTAACTAAGTGTTGGGACAAGCTGTTCTTTTATGAGAACATATTGTTCTTAGAGGAGAGCTAATAGGCGCTTCTCCAGTTAAATAACTGATGAAAAACATGAAAAACATAGTTGCCTTAACCCTGATTACCATAAGCCTCACCGCGCTCTGCATAGGAGCCGCTCAATTCACGCAGGCAAACCCGCAAACGCTGATTGTCCCAGACGACTACCCCACAATAAATGCGGCTCTTGGATGCGCAGTCGAAGGGGACACCATTTTTGTTAGAAACGGTATATACAACGAAACAGTAACAGTCAACAAGGCGGTTTCGCTCATCGGCGAAAACAAAGAAACAACCATAATTAACGGGCAAATCACAGGAACCGTACTTGTAGTCCGACATGACAACGTGAACGTCACCGGCTTCACGGTAGTCTACGGTTTCTCGCCTCACACTCCACAGTCAATCTGGATGTGGAGCACCAGACTCGCAGGCATCCACATGTTAAGCGTAAAAGGCTGCAACATCAGCGGCAACAAGGTCTCGGATTGCGGCGCAGGCATCTGGCTCTACGACGCCCACCAAAACACCATTTCAGGCAACACCTTCGCTAACAACGACTACGGAATGCGGATTGAAAAGTCCACAAACAACAACCTCACAACCAACGTCGTAACGGGCAACTGGGGCGGCATCCGACTCCTCTTCACCTCAGGCAACAAGCTATCAGGCAACTACATGAACAACAACGCCCAAAACTTGGGCATCTCAAACGAGAACCTTGCCTTCGCCACCGACGAAGTTGACTCATCTAACCGTGTGGATGGCAAACCAGTGTACTACTGGGTTGGCGCCTCAGACATGGATGTGCCTGCGGATGCGGGGTATGTGGTTTTGGTGAACTGCACCAACATGAAGGTTCAAGGATTAAGCCTGTCCAAGAACCAAGAAGGCATGATTTTGTCAAACACTCAAAACGTAGCCGTCAGCGGCAACACCGTAACAGAATGCACAACGGGCATCATAATGCAAGACTCAGCTTTCGACGAAGTGTTTGGGAACAGCGTGAGGACATCAACGGGCATAAACGCCAATGGAACAGGAACAAAAATAATAAACAACACCATAACCGCGCAGAACGTTGGGATAGGCACAGGTGGCTCTTTCTTCACAGTTGTGAACAACACAGTAGACATTAGTGAATGGCAGGGTAACCTGATTAAGTGCTCAGGAACCTACACTAACATAACCGAAAACACATTAACGGGCACAAGCTACACCTACACGATTATAGAAGGCTCAGATAACCTGTTTTATGAAAACACGTTAATTAACAGCTACGGGTTACGGGTAACTTCCGACCGAAACCTAATTGCCCAAAACAACGTAACGGGCGGCAGCATCTCCGTCAGCGGCAACAACAACACCGTATGCGTAAACAGGATAACAAACGGGTTCGGCTTAACTGTCGCAGGACACTACAACCACTATTTCGCCAATCAAATCCACGACAATACTCAAGGAGCAGACACAGGCGGCTTAGAAGCATACTCCTCACACAACACGATATACCAGAATAATTTTGTAGGAAACCAGCAACAAATCAAAAATTACGACAATACAGGCAACTTGTGGGATAACGGCAAAACCGGCAACTTCTGGAGCGACTACAACGGCACCGACCAAAACAGCAACGGCATCGGCGACACCCCATATGCCATTATGGGCAACGCGTTCACTACCGGCGGGTTGGTTCCGATAGTTACGGGTCAAGACAACTATCCGCTTATGGCGCCCTTTGACATTTCCAGTGTAACAGTTGAGTTTCCTCAATGGGTGCTCACTACTCCAACTCCGCCACTAACCCCTACGCCTACACCAACACCTACGGCGAACCCATCGCCAACCCAAAACGTCACACCAACACCCGCCACTTCCCCAACAGACTCACCCAAACCCAGGGAATCACCACTGCAGTCGGCTACTATGCAACCTACACCTTCATCAACAAATCCTACACCCAGCCCAGCAGACAACAACCCCGGTTTGTTTAACGGCGGCTTCGTGTTTATTCTGGTGGCAGTTGCAGGAGTCACAGTTGCAGTTGGAGCAGAATTGCTGCGTAGAAAAAAGCGGACGCCAAATCTAAACGGCGTGCCCGAGGCAGATTCTATATAAGTCCGTTTATAATCTAAAGCAGCCAATGAGACTCGGGGTGCTGTTTTCAGGCGGCAAGGACTCCACGCTTGCCTTGCATAAAGCCGCGGAAAAAGAAGAAGTAGCCTGCTTAATCACGCTGCGGTCAAAGAACCCAGAAAGTTACATGTTTCACACCCCCAACATTGACATAACTACGCTTCAAGCGCAAGCCCTTAAACTGCCTCTGCTGGTGAAGGAAACTGAGGGCAAAAAAGAAGCCGAACTAGATGACTTAGAAAAAGCGCTCGTGGAAGCGGCGAAACGATTCCAAATTGAAGGCATAGTCACGGGCGCCGTGGAATCCGTCTACCAAGCTGAACGCGTCCAACGCATCTGTAGCCGCCTTGACCTTTGGTGTTTTAACCCGCTGTGGAAGAAGAACCAAAAAGACCTGCTGGAAGAGCTGCTGCAGCGGCGGTTCTGCACGGTCATCTCGGGCGTTTTTGCTTACCCGCTGGATGAGACGTGGCTGGGCAAAGAAATAGACGCCCAAATCATTGAGCGGTTGGTGCGTTTGCAGCAGGAGTATGGCATCAGCCCATCAGGGGAGGGCGGCGAAATAGAAACCACCGTGCTGGATGCGCCCTTGTTTAGGTGGAAAATCAAAATCGAAAACAGCACCTTCAAAGCGCGGGGCAACGCGGGCGTGTACCGTATACAACAGGCGAGGTTAGTGCCCAAATGATTCTGGTTGTGGACATGAATCAGAAGAAGGATTCACTGGGCTACTGCGAGTTCGTATTACCCATTTTGGAAATCGTTAAACATCAGGAACAATACAGGGTTAAGCACTATGCAGAGGTAACCGAGGAAGACCTAAACAGCTGTAGCAAAGTCATCCTCTCAGGCACGCCACTAAAAGATAACACCGCCGTGGGACACGCAGAAGAAAGGTTTGTGTGGCTAAGAACAGTGAACAAACCTGTTTTAGGTATCTGCGCGGGCATGCAAGCCATGGGTGCAGTGTTTGGTTTGTTGTTAACGCGGTGTCTGGAAATTGGCATGACACCCATGAGGACGCTTACCGCTAACCCTCTTTTCTCAGGTAAGTTCAGGGCTTATTCACTGCACAACTTTTGTGTTGAATCCTCCGACGAATTTGAGGTCCTAGCCGAATCGGAAAAATGTGTACAAGCCCTCAAGCATAAACAGAAACCTATCTACGGGGTCTTGTTCCATCCCGAAGTGAGAAACCCCGAAATCCTCATGCGGTTTCTCAGCTTAAAGACGATGGACTGCTAGCTGCTTATTCTTTTCTGGCTTGAACTTCTAACCGTTTAACTT is a window encoding:
- a CDS encoding NosD domain-containing protein; this translates as MKNIVALTLITISLTALCIGAAQFTQANPQTLIVPDDYPTINAALGCAVEGDTIFVRNGIYNETVTVNKAVSLIGENKETTIINGQITGTVLVVRHDNVNVTGFTVVYGFSPHTPQSIWMWSTRLAGIHMLSVKGCNISGNKVSDCGAGIWLYDAHQNTISGNTFANNDYGMRIEKSTNNNLTTNVVTGNWGGIRLLFTSGNKLSGNYMNNNAQNLGISNENLAFATDEVDSSNRVDGKPVYYWVGASDMDVPADAGYVVLVNCTNMKVQGLSLSKNQEGMILSNTQNVAVSGNTVTECTTGIIMQDSAFDEVFGNSVRTSTGINANGTGTKIINNTITAQNVGIGTGGSFFTVVNNTVDISEWQGNLIKCSGTYTNITENTLTGTSYTYTIIEGSDNLFYENTLINSYGLRVTSDRNLIAQNNVTGGSISVSGNNNTVCVNRITNGFGLTVAGHYNHYFANQIHDNTQGADTGGLEAYSSHNTIYQNNFVGNQQQIKNYDNTGNLWDNGKTGNFWSDYNGTDQNSNGIGDTPYAIMGNAFTTGGLVPIVTGQDNYPLMAPFDISSVTVEFPQWVLTTPTPPLTPTPTPTPTANPSPTQNVTPTPATSPTDSPKPRESPLQSATMQPTPSSTNPTPSPADNNPGLFNGGFVFILVAVAGVTVAVGAELLRRKKRTPNLNGVPEADSI
- a CDS encoding diphthine--ammonia ligase; the encoded protein is MRLGVLFSGGKDSTLALHKAAEKEEVACLITLRSKNPESYMFHTPNIDITTLQAQALKLPLLVKETEGKKEAELDDLEKALVEAAKRFQIEGIVTGAVESVYQAERVQRICSRLDLWCFNPLWKKNQKDLLEELLQRRFCTVISGVFAYPLDETWLGKEIDAQIIERLVRLQQEYGISPSGEGGEIETTVLDAPLFRWKIKIENSTFKARGNAGVYRIQQARLVPK